A genomic segment from Glycine max cultivar Williams 82 chromosome 1, Glycine_max_v4.0, whole genome shotgun sequence encodes:
- the LOC102664015 gene encoding uncharacterized protein yields the protein MVRTGGLGPVLSRVSGRGLGRGDRDDSDDAPLQRRPTTSERRQRVPVIVVNTEPVVPATEADVAVAEADIAAAEVDVAVDEPMIEADVQDIGVDTVADTSAQAATDEPEGFPGGATDPSERPELKLSSHGRKVHNLGRPVPAIKVLVVGTGLSPLIACSVDTDDRGLLSSFVERWHRETSSFHLPVGEVTITLDDVASLLHLPVVGDLHTFQPLHVNEAVLMLVDLLMVSPEAARVETAHYHGPYVHLSWIYEHFPSVVECNAGPDYDEASPCACRWITTKKTVKSIYTGTYGQRLDRVRIPDVY from the exons ATGGTTAGGACTGGAGGCCTAGGTCCTGTCTTAAGTAGGGTTAGTGGCAGAGGTCTAGGGAGAGGGGATCGTGATGATTCTGACGATGCTCCCCTGCAGCGAAGGCCTACCACATCCGAACGCAGGCAACGAGTACCTGTTATTGTTGTGAACACTGAGCCAGTGGTACCTGCGACTGAGGCTGACGTAGCTGTGGCTGAGGCTGACATAGCTGCGGCTGAGGTTGATGTAGCTGTAGATGAGCCGATGATAGAAGCTGACGTACAGGACATTGGTGTAGACACTGTTGCAGACACCAGTGCACAGGCTGCTACAGATGAGCCTGAGGGATTTCCGGGTGGAGCGACCGACCCATCC gagcgtCCTGAGTTGAAGTTATCCTCCCATGGGAGGAAGGTGCATAATTTAGGTAGGCCTGTCCCTGCCATTAAGGTGCTAGTTGTTGGGACAGGACTAAGTCCTTTGATCGCGTGTTCAGTAGACACCGACGATCGAGGACTTCTATCCTCGTTTGTCGAGAGGTGGCACCGGGAGACTTCTAGTTTCCATCTTCCTGTGGGGGAGGTCACGATCACGCTGGACGATGTCGCGTCTCTTCTTCATCTGCCCGTCGTTGGCGACTTACATACCTTTCAGCCTCTGCACGTGAACGAGGCGGTGCTGATGTTGGTCGACTTATTAATGGTCTCACCAGAGGCAGCCAGGGTCGAGACCGCACACTATCATGGACCATACGTACATCTGTCTTGG ATATACGAGCACTTTCCGTCAGTCGTGGAGTGCAACGCTGGTCCGGACTATGATGAGGCGTCACCATGTGCCTGTAGGTGGATTACTACGAAGAAGACTGTGAAGAGCATATATACAGGGACGTATGGGCAGCGCTTGGACCGAGTTAGGATTCCTGATGTCTACTAG